Proteins encoded together in one Bradyrhizobium sp. PSBB068 window:
- a CDS encoding DUF2946 domain-containing protein, whose translation MRRFVLRQRVGRAAAFVAAYALVLNVILSSLLVAGISPAAAAAGQILCINSADPGVAHDDAGKSGRGGAIHCPLCIGHHVTGALPPPAFAFGARLPIALTTVRAFEVRFVARFRSYDHQSRGPPTLT comes from the coding sequence ATGAGGCGGTTCGTTCTCAGGCAGCGTGTGGGCAGGGCGGCGGCATTTGTCGCGGCCTATGCGCTTGTCCTCAACGTCATCCTCTCGAGTCTGCTCGTCGCCGGCATATCGCCTGCAGCCGCCGCAGCCGGCCAGATCCTCTGCATCAACAGCGCCGATCCCGGCGTGGCCCATGATGACGCCGGCAAGAGCGGGCGCGGCGGCGCGATCCACTGTCCGCTGTGCATCGGTCATCACGTCACCGGCGCGCTACCGCCGCCGGCGTTCGCGTTTGGAGCGCGGCTGCCGATCGCGCTCACGACGGTCCGTGCATTCGAGGTGCGGTTCGTCGCACGTTTCCGATCCTATGATCATCAATCCCGCGGGCCTCCGACACTGACCTGA
- a CDS encoding tripartite tricarboxylate transporter permease — MDTFAALAHGMAVAMQPMNLLYALIGVFLGTAVGVLPGIGPALTVALLLPVTYKLDPGGSLIMFAGIYYGGMYGGSTTAILINTPGESASMATALEGNKMAKAGRGGPALATSAIGSFVAGTIATIGLAFLAPWLVDFAVRFGPEDYFALMCVAFVTVSATFGDSPVRGLTSLFIGLTLGLVGIDKLTGQARLAFGIPELLDGVEVTTLAVGLFAVGEALYVASRRHHAEEKLEAVRGSLWMTREDWRRSWMPWLRGTLFGFPIGALPAGGAEIPTFLSYSTERRLTKHPEEFGKGAIEGVAGPEAANNASAAGTLVPLLTLGLPTSATAAMMLAGFQQYGLNPGPLLFAERPDLVWGLIASLFIANGMLLVLNLPLVGLWVRLLAIPQPWLYAGILVFATMGTIAAKPSVVELSMLAAFGVMGFLMRRFDFPIAPVVIGLILGPIAESQLRRALAISLGDPMVLLQSPMSATLLGIAVIALLAPFVLKGLGRFKANED; from the coding sequence ATGGACACGTTCGCCGCGCTGGCGCATGGCATGGCGGTCGCCATGCAGCCGATGAATCTGCTCTACGCCCTGATCGGCGTGTTCCTGGGCACCGCGGTCGGCGTGTTGCCGGGCATCGGACCGGCGCTGACGGTCGCGCTGCTGCTGCCGGTGACCTACAAGCTCGATCCCGGCGGCTCGCTGATCATGTTCGCCGGCATCTACTACGGCGGCATGTATGGCGGATCGACCACCGCGATCCTGATCAACACCCCGGGCGAGAGCGCCTCGATGGCGACCGCGCTCGAGGGCAACAAGATGGCCAAGGCCGGCCGCGGTGGCCCGGCGCTGGCGACCTCGGCGATCGGCTCGTTCGTGGCCGGCACCATTGCCACCATCGGCCTCGCGTTCCTCGCGCCATGGCTGGTCGACTTCGCCGTCAGGTTCGGGCCCGAGGATTATTTCGCGCTGATGTGCGTCGCCTTCGTCACGGTGTCGGCGACCTTCGGCGACTCGCCGGTCCGCGGGCTGACCAGCCTGTTCATTGGACTGACGCTCGGCCTTGTCGGCATCGACAAGCTCACCGGGCAGGCGCGGCTTGCCTTCGGCATCCCTGAACTGCTCGACGGCGTCGAGGTGACGACGCTTGCGGTCGGCCTGTTCGCGGTGGGGGAGGCGCTCTATGTCGCCTCGCGCCGCCATCATGCCGAGGAGAAGCTCGAGGCGGTGCGCGGCTCGTTGTGGATGACGCGCGAGGATTGGCGGCGGTCGTGGATGCCGTGGTTGCGCGGCACGCTGTTCGGCTTTCCGATCGGCGCGCTGCCGGCCGGCGGCGCCGAGATCCCGACCTTCCTGTCCTATTCCACCGAGCGGCGGCTGACCAAACATCCGGAGGAGTTCGGCAAGGGCGCGATCGAGGGTGTCGCGGGGCCGGAGGCCGCCAACAATGCGTCGGCCGCCGGCACGCTGGTGCCGCTGCTGACGCTCGGGCTGCCGACCTCGGCCACCGCGGCGATGATGCTGGCGGGCTTCCAGCAATACGGCCTCAACCCGGGGCCGCTGCTGTTCGCCGAGCGGCCGGACCTGGTGTGGGGCCTGATCGCGAGCCTGTTCATCGCCAACGGCATGCTGCTGGTGCTCAACCTGCCGCTGGTGGGCTTGTGGGTACGGCTGCTCGCGATCCCGCAGCCCTGGCTCTATGCCGGCATCCTGGTGTTCGCGACCATGGGCACGATCGCGGCCAAGCCGTCGGTCGTCGAATTGTCGATGCTGGCGGCGTTCGGCGTGATGGGCTTTCTGATGCGGCGGTTCGATTTCCCGATCGCGCCGGTCGTGATCGGATTGATCCTCGGACCGATCGCCGAGAGCCAGCTGCGCCGCGCGCTCGCGATCAGCCTCGGCGATCCGATGGTGCTGCTGCAAAGCCCGATGTCGGCAACGCTGCTCGGCATTGCGGTGATCGCGTTGCTCGCGCCGTTCGTTCTCAAGGGACTCGGGCGGTTCAAGGCCAACGAGGATTAG
- a CDS encoding tripartite tricarboxylate transporter TctB family protein, with amino-acid sequence MTSDSAPEQASRRIDRAGVVIAAALAVLAAVLVWDASKLPSTTMYGMGPEAMPVVIAIGLVILAVGNLIDALRGTLPARESMDPKPVWLIICGLALLIAIIGCGGGFILATSALFVTTSAAFGRRAVAADTVIALVITTLIYLAFDKLLTLSLPAGPLERLL; translated from the coding sequence ATGACATCGGACAGCGCTCCCGAGCAAGCCAGCCGGCGCATCGACCGCGCCGGCGTCGTGATTGCGGCCGCGCTGGCTGTGCTCGCAGCCGTGCTGGTGTGGGATGCAAGCAAGCTGCCGTCCACCACGATGTACGGCATGGGGCCGGAGGCGATGCCGGTCGTCATCGCGATCGGTCTCGTCATCCTGGCGGTCGGCAATCTGATCGATGCGCTGCGCGGCACATTGCCGGCGCGGGAGAGCATGGATCCGAAGCCGGTGTGGCTGATCATCTGCGGCCTTGCGCTGCTGATCGCCATCATCGGCTGCGGTGGCGGCTTCATCCTCGCCACCTCGGCGCTGTTCGTCACCACATCGGCCGCGTTCGGCCGCCGCGCTGTCGCGGCCGACACGGTGATCGCGCTCGTGATCACGACACTGATTTATCTGGCATTCGACAAGCTGTTGACGCTGAGCCTTCCCGCCGGCCCGCTGGAGCGACTGCTGTGA
- a CDS encoding tripartite tricarboxylate transporter substrate binding protein: MRLFGAVVALLVGVGGAASAQQLELKLMAPAAPGGGWDQTARSMQQALVAAGVARSVQVTNVPGAGGSVGIAQFVNGAKGDGSQMMVNGFVMVGALAMNKSPVTLDQVTPIARLTEEIQVIVVPANSPLKTAQDLAAAVKADIAKVTFAGGSAGGVDHVMAALFAGTVGADAKKINYIPFSGGGESLAAILGGKVTAGISGLSEYEGQIKAGKLRALGLTSAQRLPGVDIPTFKEQGIDLVLANWRSVVAPPGISPEQRKVLSDAVEKMVKSDAWKEILKQKGWDDAYLGGDAFADFLKTEIARVTEVLKSVGLVKS, translated from the coding sequence ATGCGCCTGTTCGGCGCGGTCGTCGCGCTGCTTGTCGGGGTAGGTGGTGCGGCCTCCGCGCAGCAGCTCGAGCTCAAGCTGATGGCGCCGGCTGCGCCCGGCGGCGGCTGGGATCAGACCGCGCGTTCGATGCAGCAGGCGCTGGTCGCGGCCGGTGTCGCGCGCAGCGTCCAGGTCACCAACGTTCCCGGCGCTGGCGGCAGCGTCGGCATCGCGCAATTCGTCAACGGCGCCAAGGGCGACGGCAGCCAGATGATGGTCAACGGCTTCGTCATGGTGGGCGCGCTCGCCATGAACAAGTCGCCGGTGACGCTGGACCAGGTGACGCCGATCGCACGCCTCACCGAGGAGATTCAGGTCATCGTGGTGCCGGCCAATTCGCCGCTGAAGACGGCGCAGGATCTCGCCGCGGCGGTCAAGGCCGACATCGCCAAGGTGACCTTTGCGGGCGGCTCGGCCGGCGGCGTCGATCATGTGATGGCGGCGCTGTTCGCGGGCACGGTCGGCGCCGATGCCAAGAAGATCAACTACATTCCGTTCTCCGGCGGCGGTGAGTCGCTTGCCGCGATTCTCGGCGGTAAGGTCACGGCCGGCATTTCCGGTCTCAGCGAATACGAGGGCCAGATCAAGGCCGGCAAGCTGCGCGCGCTCGGCCTGACCTCGGCGCAGCGCCTGCCCGGCGTCGACATCCCGACCTTCAAGGAGCAGGGCATCGATCTCGTGCTCGCGAACTGGCGCTCGGTGGTCGCACCTCCCGGCATCTCGCCGGAGCAGCGCAAGGTGCTGAGCGACGCCGTCGAGAAGATGGTGAAGTCCGACGCCTGGAAGGAGATCCTGAAGCAGAAGGGCTGGGATGACGCCTATCTTGGCGGCGATGCCTTCGCCGATTTCCTGAAGACGGAGATCGCGCGTGTCACCGAGGTGCTGAAGTCGGTCGGCCTCGTCAAGTCATGA